One region of Pseudomonas sp. B21-040 genomic DNA includes:
- the gloB gene encoding hydroxyacylglutathione hydrolase, with translation MIQISALPAFTDNYIWLLQDHRTQRCAVVDPGDAAPVQAWLAAHPGWVLSDILITHHHHDHVGGVESLKKATDATVYGPASESIPARDVALKDNDKVSVLGWDFDVFAVPGHTLGHIAYYHHGLLFCGDTLFAAGCGRLFEGTPEQMHASLSRLAELPEDTLVYCTHEYTLSNLKFAAAVEPDNPDTAERLAKVTRQREAGIITLPSTLALEKLTNPFLRSAETSVKEKVDERIGPNNRAPSAVFAALRAWKDTF, from the coding sequence ATGATACAGATCAGTGCCCTGCCCGCCTTCACCGACAACTACATCTGGTTGTTACAAGACCACCGCACCCAGCGCTGCGCCGTGGTCGATCCGGGCGATGCCGCGCCCGTGCAGGCCTGGCTTGCGGCGCATCCGGGGTGGGTCTTGAGCGATATTCTGATCACTCATCACCATCATGACCACGTCGGCGGCGTCGAGTCGCTGAAAAAGGCGACAGACGCGACAGTCTACGGTCCGGCCAGCGAATCCATCCCGGCCCGGGATGTCGCGCTCAAGGACAACGACAAGGTCAGCGTGCTGGGCTGGGACTTCGATGTTTTCGCCGTGCCCGGTCATACCCTGGGGCACATTGCCTACTACCATCATGGCCTGCTGTTCTGCGGTGACACGCTGTTTGCCGCCGGGTGTGGACGGTTGTTCGAAGGCACGCCCGAACAGATGCACGCCTCGCTGTCACGCCTGGCCGAATTGCCGGAAGACACGCTGGTCTATTGCACTCATGAATACACCCTGAGCAACCTGAAATTTGCGGCAGCTGTCGAACCTGACAATCCGGATACCGCCGAACGCCTGGCCAAAGTCACCCGACAGCGTGAAGCCGGGATCATCACGCTGCCTTCGACACTGGCCCTGGAAAAGCTCACCAACCCTTTTTTACGGTCCGCTGAAACATCTGTTAAAGAAAAAGTGGACGAACGGATCGGCCCCAATAACCGGGCTCCGAGTGCGGTTTTTGCGGCCTTGCGGGCTTGGAAGGATACGTTCTAA
- a CDS encoding transglycosylase SLT domain-containing protein, translated as MSSSIRKAINSDALTRLAQAIAVAVSATLAGCSSHVPQTDASHTPNIAARAKQKPIWLSEKPSPQVPQDVWERMRQGFQLQDGLGVNPRIEQQRLWFASNPSFLENAGERGSLYIHYIIERLEERNMPLELALLPVIESAYNPMAYSRSDAVGLWQFIPSTGRYYNLRQTRFYDGRRDITASTTAALDYLTRLHDMFNGDWMLALAAYNAGEGTVSRAIERNERLGLPTDYWNLPLPSETQAYVPKLLALSQVVLAPEAYGVNLNPIANEPYFQVVEINQRMDLSKVAAVANIDEDELFQLNPAFKQRTTIDGPQHLLVPTSKAQLLTTSLSTMRPEELISKKSFKPVFEGADETQVASIKRAYRVKRGDSLGSIAKANNVDVKDLQRWNKLSGKNLKTGQTLVMQDTTKRNSGRVNTVIAANSKADKKKPQTQYKVQQGDSLYIVAKRFNVEMQHLKRWNPRVGQALKPGQMLTVSSPR; from the coding sequence ATGTCGTCATCTATTCGTAAAGCCATCAATTCAGACGCATTGACCCGCTTGGCTCAAGCCATAGCGGTGGCTGTGTCCGCCACTCTGGCGGGTTGTTCCAGTCATGTGCCGCAGACCGACGCGTCACACACCCCCAATATTGCCGCCCGAGCCAAACAGAAACCCATTTGGCTCAGCGAAAAGCCCTCGCCGCAAGTCCCTCAGGATGTCTGGGAGCGCATGCGCCAGGGCTTCCAGTTGCAGGATGGTCTGGGCGTCAACCCGCGCATCGAGCAACAGCGCCTGTGGTTCGCCAGCAACCCTTCCTTCCTCGAAAACGCCGGCGAACGCGGCAGTCTCTACATTCACTACATCATCGAACGCCTTGAAGAACGCAACATGCCGCTTGAACTGGCGCTGTTGCCGGTGATTGAAAGCGCCTACAACCCGATGGCCTACTCCCGGTCCGACGCAGTGGGTCTCTGGCAATTCATCCCGTCTACCGGGCGCTACTACAACCTGCGCCAGACCCGTTTCTACGACGGCCGTCGCGACATCACCGCCTCGACCACAGCGGCGCTGGACTACCTGACCCGCCTGCACGACATGTTCAACGGTGACTGGATGCTCGCCCTCGCCGCTTACAATGCCGGTGAAGGCACGGTCAGCCGGGCGATCGAGCGCAATGAAAGGCTCGGCCTTCCGACCGATTACTGGAACCTGCCGTTGCCGTCGGAAACCCAGGCCTACGTGCCAAAACTGCTGGCCTTGTCGCAAGTGGTGCTGGCTCCCGAAGCCTACGGCGTGAACCTCAACCCGATCGCCAACGAACCGTACTTCCAGGTCGTCGAAATCAACCAGCGCATGGACCTGTCCAAGGTTGCCGCGGTGGCCAACATCGACGAAGACGAACTGTTCCAGCTCAACCCGGCCTTCAAGCAGCGCACCACGATCGACGGCCCCCAGCATCTGCTGGTGCCAACGTCCAAAGCGCAGTTGCTGACTACCAGCCTGTCGACCATGCGTCCGGAAGAGTTGATCAGCAAGAAGTCGTTCAAACCGGTCTTCGAAGGCGCCGACGAGACTCAAGTCGCCAGCATCAAGCGCGCCTACCGGGTCAAACGCGGCGATAGCCTGGGCTCCATTGCCAAGGCCAACAACGTTGACGTCAAAGACCTGCAGCGCTGGAACAAACTCTCCGGTAAAAATCTCAAGACAGGCCAGACGCTGGTGATGCAGGACACCACCAAGCGCAATAGCGGCCGCGTCAACACGGTCATCGCCGCGAACAGCAAAGCCGACAAGAAGAAACCGCAGACCCAATACAAGGTTCAGCAAGGCGACTCGTTGTACATCGTTGCCAAACGTTTCAATGTCGAGATGCAGCATCTCAAGCGCTGGAACCCGCGCGTCGGCCAGGCGTTGAAGCCTGGACAGATGCTGACGGTGTCTTCACCACGCTAA
- a CDS encoding extracellular solute-binding protein: protein MLLISLALSSTASATISESHGYAQFGTLKYPARFTHFDWVNPQAPKGGTLRVMAFGTFDTLNPYTFKGTSPVTTPNFLQYGINELNEPLMVGTGQYAPSGDEPTSSYGLIAQSLEYTEDRSWVVFNLRPEARFHDGSPITAYDVAFSYRMLLKEGHPLYRTSLQEVLRVDILNPHRVRFVFKRAGNPLLILRLGELPVMSRHYWKGRDFKATTFEPPLGSGPYRITSVTPGRQIVFERVKDYWGKDLAVNRGKYNFDRMEVEFYRDSDVAFEAFKAGEFDVYIEHQAKNWDNGYNFPAVRRGEVIKVQIPHQIPTQSQGLFMNTRRPTLAEVKVREALGLMFDFEWTNRTLFSGAYKRALSYYPNSEFSATGLPVGHEWLMLKPYREQLPAKLFTEPFSLPQTDGRGIPRETLRKALGLLAEAGWKLNGQRIQNAAGQPLRFEILLVNPNLERILQPYVENLASMGIDARLRTVDRAQYKQRLDQFDFDMILMTLNQTLSPGLEQWQYFHSSQVGIKGSKNYAGIANPVVDHLLEQLLAAQSRDEQVAVGKALDRVLLWQHYSIPNWYLNYHRLAYRNRLAFVTTPPYTLGLSAWWLKSSEKDQ from the coding sequence CTGCTCCTGATCAGCCTGGCCTTGAGCTCCACCGCAAGCGCGACGATCAGCGAAAGCCACGGTTATGCGCAGTTCGGCACGCTCAAGTACCCGGCCCGATTTACCCACTTCGACTGGGTCAACCCGCAAGCGCCCAAGGGCGGTACATTGCGGGTGATGGCGTTTGGCACCTTCGATACGCTCAATCCTTACACCTTCAAGGGCACGAGCCCGGTGACCACGCCGAATTTCCTGCAATACGGGATCAATGAGCTGAATGAACCGCTAATGGTCGGCACCGGCCAGTACGCACCGTCCGGCGACGAGCCGACTTCCAGTTATGGCCTGATCGCCCAGTCGTTGGAATACACCGAGGACCGCAGTTGGGTGGTGTTCAACCTGCGCCCCGAAGCGCGGTTCCACGATGGTTCGCCAATCACCGCGTACGACGTCGCGTTCTCCTACCGCATGCTGCTCAAGGAAGGTCATCCGCTGTACCGCACCAGCCTTCAGGAAGTGTTGCGCGTCGACATCCTCAACCCGCACCGCGTTCGTTTCGTCTTCAAGCGCGCCGGCAATCCGTTGTTGATCCTGAGGCTGGGCGAATTGCCGGTGATGTCCCGGCACTACTGGAAAGGTCGCGACTTCAAGGCCACCACCTTCGAACCACCACTGGGCAGCGGGCCGTATCGCATCACCTCGGTAACCCCCGGGCGGCAGATCGTGTTTGAGCGGGTCAAGGATTACTGGGGCAAAGACCTGGCGGTCAATCGCGGCAAGTACAACTTCGATCGTATGGAAGTCGAGTTCTACCGTGACAGCGATGTCGCCTTCGAAGCCTTCAAGGCCGGCGAGTTCGACGTTTACATCGAGCATCAGGCGAAGAACTGGGACAACGGTTACAACTTCCCGGCGGTGCGTCGCGGCGAGGTGATCAAGGTGCAGATCCCGCATCAGATCCCGACCCAGAGCCAAGGCCTGTTCATGAATACCCGACGGCCGACCTTGGCCGAAGTCAAGGTCCGGGAAGCGCTGGGCCTGATGTTTGACTTCGAGTGGACCAACCGAACGCTGTTCAGCGGGGCCTACAAGCGCGCCTTGAGTTATTACCCCAACAGCGAGTTTTCTGCGACCGGGCTGCCCGTTGGTCACGAATGGCTGATGCTCAAGCCGTATCGCGAGCAGTTGCCCGCCAAACTCTTCACCGAGCCGTTCAGCCTGCCGCAGACCGACGGCCGCGGCATTCCCCGGGAAACCCTGCGCAAAGCCCTTGGGCTGCTTGCTGAGGCCGGCTGGAAACTCAATGGCCAGCGCATACAGAACGCCGCTGGCCAACCGCTGCGATTCGAGATCCTGCTGGTCAACCCGAACCTGGAGCGCATCCTCCAGCCCTACGTCGAGAACCTCGCCAGCATGGGTATCGACGCGCGACTTCGCACCGTCGACCGCGCCCAGTACAAACAGCGCCTCGATCAGTTCGATTTCGACATGATTCTGATGACGCTCAACCAGACCCTCAGCCCGGGTCTGGAGCAGTGGCAGTATTTCCACTCCAGCCAGGTCGGAATCAAGGGCAGTAAAAACTATGCCGGTATCGCCAACCCGGTGGTCGATCATTTGCTTGAACAATTGCTCGCCGCTCAAAGCCGCGACGAACAAGTGGCCGTGGGCAAAGCGCTGGACCGCGTATTGCTGTGGCAGCACTACAGTATTCCCAACTGGTACCTCAATTATCACCGCCTGGCCTACCGTAATCGCCTGGCCTTCGTGACCACGCCGCCCTACACCCTGGGCCTGAGCGCGTGGTGGCTGAAATCTTCGGAGAAAGATCAATGA
- a CDS encoding extracellular solute-binding protein gives MKPVRALLLQASGLLFAGLACAAPQHAVTLYNEPPKYPADFKYFDYVNPDAPKGGIFRQAGFGGFDSLNPFISKGVPADDIGIIYDTLAKQGLDEPFTEYGLVAGKIEKAPDNSWVRFYLRPEARFHDGHPIRAEDVVFSFQMLTKDGAPLYRGYYNDVAEAVAEDPLTVLFKFKHSNNRELPLILGQLPVLPKHWWADRDFNKGNLEMPLGSGPYKVSEVKAGRSIRYERVKDYWGKDLPVNRGFYNFDVMLTEYYRDNTVALEALKAGQFDYWLEMTAKNWANAYNVPAVTEGRLIKEQIPNGNPTGMQGFVFNLRRPLFQDVRVRKALALLLDFEWTNKQLFNSAYARTRSYFENSEMAATGLPDADQLAILDPFRSQIPAQVFNEAFENPKTDGSGMIRDHQREAYQLLQEAGWRIVDDKMVDATGKPVKIEFLLAQTEFERVLLPFKRNLSDLGIDLVIRRVDVSQYINRVRSRDFDMIVGSFPQSGSPGNEQREFWMSAAADKPGSRNSMGLKDPVVDQLVEQLINADSRKSLVAHARALDRVLQWGYYVIPNWHIKTWRAAYWNHIGHPKISPKYDIGINTWWIKPDAKPAIEVEIKLQADPVGTE, from the coding sequence ATGAAACCCGTACGCGCCCTGCTGTTGCAGGCCAGCGGTCTGCTGTTCGCCGGGCTGGCCTGCGCCGCCCCGCAACATGCCGTGACCCTCTACAACGAGCCGCCGAAGTACCCGGCCGACTTTAAATATTTCGACTACGTGAACCCGGATGCGCCCAAGGGCGGGATCTTCCGTCAGGCCGGTTTCGGTGGCTTCGACAGTCTCAACCCGTTTATCAGCAAGGGCGTTCCGGCCGACGACATCGGCATCATCTATGACACCCTCGCCAAACAAGGGCTGGACGAGCCATTCACCGAATATGGACTGGTGGCCGGCAAGATCGAGAAAGCCCCGGATAACAGCTGGGTGCGTTTCTACCTGCGCCCCGAAGCGCGCTTCCACGACGGCCACCCGATCCGCGCCGAAGACGTGGTGTTCAGCTTCCAGATGCTGACCAAGGACGGCGCGCCGCTCTATCGCGGTTACTACAACGACGTTGCGGAAGCGGTCGCCGAAGACCCGCTGACCGTGCTGTTCAAGTTCAAACACTCCAACAACCGCGAGCTGCCCTTGATTCTCGGCCAGTTGCCGGTGCTCCCGAAACATTGGTGGGCGGACCGCGATTTCAACAAGGGCAACCTCGAAATGCCATTGGGCAGCGGCCCGTACAAAGTCAGCGAAGTGAAGGCCGGGCGCTCCATTCGCTATGAGCGGGTCAAGGATTACTGGGGCAAGGACTTGCCGGTCAATCGCGGGTTCTACAACTTCGACGTGATGCTCACCGAGTACTACCGCGACAACACCGTCGCGCTCGAAGCGCTCAAGGCCGGGCAGTTCGATTACTGGCTGGAAATGACCGCGAAGAACTGGGCCAACGCCTACAACGTCCCGGCCGTCACCGAGGGCCGACTGATCAAAGAACAAATCCCCAACGGCAACCCCACCGGCATGCAGGGTTTTGTGTTCAACCTGCGCCGCCCACTGTTCCAGGATGTACGGGTGCGCAAGGCCCTGGCGCTGCTGCTGGACTTTGAATGGACCAACAAGCAGTTGTTCAACAGCGCCTATGCGCGCACCCGCAGCTATTTCGAAAACTCGGAAATGGCCGCCACCGGCCTGCCGGATGCCGACCAACTGGCGATCCTCGATCCGTTTCGCAGCCAGATCCCCGCACAAGTGTTCAACGAAGCCTTTGAGAACCCGAAGACGGATGGCAGCGGCATGATTCGCGATCACCAGCGCGAAGCCTATCAACTGCTGCAAGAGGCCGGTTGGCGGATCGTCGATGACAAAATGGTCGATGCCACGGGCAAACCGGTGAAAATCGAATTCCTGCTGGCCCAGACCGAGTTCGAGCGTGTACTGCTGCCGTTCAAGCGCAATTTGAGCGATCTGGGGATCGACCTGGTCATCCGCCGGGTCGACGTCTCGCAATACATCAACCGCGTGCGCTCACGCGACTTCGACATGATCGTCGGCAGCTTCCCGCAGTCCGGTTCTCCGGGTAATGAACAGCGTGAATTCTGGATGTCGGCCGCCGCCGACAAACCCGGCAGTCGCAATTCGATGGGCCTCAAAGACCCGGTGGTGGACCAGTTGGTCGAGCAACTGATCAACGCCGATTCGCGCAAAAGCCTGGTGGCCCATGCCCGCGCACTGGACCGCGTCCTGCAATGGGGTTATTACGTGATCCCCAACTGGCATATCAAGACGTGGCGCGCGGCGTACTGGAACCACATCGGTCATCCAAAAATTTCACCCAAGTACGACATCGGCATCAACACCTGGTGGATCAAGCCGGATGCGAAACCGGCAATAGAAGTCGAAATCAAACTGCAAGCCGACCCTGTGGGCACGGAGTAA
- a CDS encoding microcin C ABC transporter permease YejB, with the protein MLAYIFRRLLLIIPTLFGILLINFVIIQAAPGGPVEQMIAKLEGFEGATSRIAGGGAEVSVAGSAYRGAQGLDPALVKEIEHMYGFDKSAPERLWIMVKNYASLDFGDSFFRDAKVIDLIKEKMPVSISLGLWSTLIMYLVSIPLGIAKATRHGSHFDVWTSSAIIVGYAIPAFLFAILLIVVFAGGSYFDWFPLRGLTSNNFDELSMGGKVLDYFWHLALPVTALVIGNFATMTLLTKNSFLDEINKQYVVTAKAKGLTRHRVLYGHVFRNAMLLVIAGFPSAFIGIFFTGSLLVEVIFSLDGLGLMSFEAAINRDYPVVFGTLFIFTLLGLVVKLIGDLTYTFVDPRIDFESREH; encoded by the coding sequence ATGCTGGCGTATATTTTTCGGCGACTGCTGCTGATCATTCCGACCTTGTTCGGCATTTTGCTGATCAACTTCGTGATCATCCAGGCCGCGCCCGGCGGCCCGGTAGAGCAGATGATCGCCAAGCTCGAAGGCTTCGAAGGCGCCACCAGCCGCATCGCTGGTGGCGGTGCCGAAGTGTCGGTGGCCGGTTCCGCCTATCGCGGCGCCCAAGGCCTGGACCCGGCGCTGGTCAAGGAAATCGAGCACATGTACGGCTTCGACAAGTCGGCGCCGGAACGCTTGTGGATCATGGTCAAGAACTACGCCTCACTGGATTTCGGCGACAGCTTCTTTCGCGACGCCAAGGTCATCGACCTGATCAAGGAAAAGATGCCGGTGTCGATCTCGCTCGGGTTATGGAGCACGCTGATCATGTACCTGGTGTCGATCCCGCTGGGGATCGCCAAGGCCACCCGGCATGGCAGCCACTTCGACGTCTGGACCAGTTCGGCGATCATCGTCGGCTACGCAATCCCGGCCTTCCTGTTTGCGATCCTGCTGATCGTGGTGTTCGCCGGCGGCAGCTATTTTGACTGGTTCCCGTTGCGCGGCCTGACGTCGAACAATTTCGATGAGCTGAGCATGGGCGGCAAGGTCCTCGATTACTTCTGGCACCTGGCGCTCCCCGTCACGGCGCTGGTGATCGGCAACTTCGCGACCATGACCCTGCTGACCAAAAACAGCTTTCTCGATGAAATCAACAAGCAGTACGTGGTCACCGCCAAAGCCAAAGGCCTGACCCGTCATCGCGTGCTCTACGGCCATGTGTTCCGCAATGCGATGTTGCTGGTGATCGCGGGGTTCCCGTCGGCCTTCATCGGCATCTTCTTTACCGGCTCGTTGCTGGTGGAAGTGATTTTCTCCCTCGACGGCCTCGGTTTGATGAGCTTTGAAGCCGCGATCAACCGCGATTACCCGGTGGTGTTCGGCACGCTGTTTATCTTCACCTTGCTGGGCCTGGTGGTGAAACTCATCGGCGACCTCACCTACACCTTTGTCGATCCGCGCATCGACTTCGAAAGCCGGGAGCATTGA